One genomic segment of Vibrio sp. SCSIO 43136 includes these proteins:
- a CDS encoding response regulator yields MKKMLVVEDNKSIAGVIQRIGESSGYEVTIAYSLLEVKRILEKESDFFIATVDFSLPDAYEGQAIPYLINEEIPVIVMTARASEKIRNELLKLPIVDYITKENAQAYFYLQRILRSQLINHKIGVLVVDDSLSVRSYVASLLERRNFSLYVEPDGKKALRTIADNKDIKLVVTDYEMPGMSGVDLVQNIRKLFVERDIVILGYSSLEKGHHSARFIKSGADDYMHKPFCPEEFYCRIFKNVERLQYIEDIKSQTTIDYLTSLPTRANFITEVEQKLDTIQASNLCFLLVVFHIDHFQKLNATHGSTGADQVLIHFAQRVKSQFKHCIRARFYGAEFGLLLSGNDINKLQEQLNEFLAQTRNQPAMFNEQQIPYTVSAGVLKIEKQTSTQACIDEASKALTQAQQAGGNQLSLIANSVAAN; encoded by the coding sequence ATGAAAAAGATGCTTGTCGTCGAAGACAACAAATCTATAGCCGGAGTCATTCAAAGGATTGGCGAATCATCTGGCTATGAAGTAACAATTGCCTACTCTTTATTAGAAGTTAAACGCATCCTCGAAAAGGAGAGCGATTTTTTCATTGCTACCGTTGATTTCAGCTTACCTGACGCCTATGAAGGACAAGCTATTCCTTACCTGATTAACGAAGAGATCCCTGTCATCGTTATGACGGCACGGGCGAGTGAAAAAATTCGCAATGAACTGCTTAAGCTCCCAATAGTCGATTACATCACCAAAGAGAATGCTCAAGCCTATTTCTACCTGCAACGTATTCTTAGAAGCCAACTCATCAATCATAAGATCGGTGTGTTGGTTGTCGATGACTCTCTCTCTGTTCGCAGTTACGTGGCCAGTTTACTAGAGCGAAGAAACTTCAGCCTATACGTCGAGCCAGATGGGAAAAAAGCCCTGCGCACCATTGCTGACAATAAAGACATTAAGCTGGTAGTTACCGACTATGAAATGCCAGGAATGAGTGGGGTCGATTTGGTGCAGAATATTCGTAAGCTGTTCGTTGAGCGCGATATTGTCATTTTAGGATATTCCTCGCTAGAGAAAGGACACCATTCTGCACGCTTCATTAAAAGTGGAGCGGATGACTACATGCACAAGCCCTTCTGCCCCGAAGAGTTCTACTGCAGGATTTTCAAAAACGTTGAGCGCCTGCAATACATTGAAGACATTAAGAGTCAGACGACCATCGATTATTTAACTTCCCTGCCGACACGAGCCAACTTCATTACGGAAGTTGAGCAAAAACTTGATACCATTCAAGCGAGCAACCTTTGTTTCTTATTGGTCGTTTTCCACATTGACCATTTCCAGAAACTCAATGCCACTCATGGTTCAACAGGCGCAGACCAAGTTCTAATTCACTTCGCCCAACGGGTCAAATCGCAATTTAAGCACTGCATCCGAGCAAGATTTTACGGTGCTGAATTTGGATTGCTTCTCTCTGGCAATGATATTAATAAGCTACAAGAGCAGCTCAACGAGTTCTTGGCTCAAACTCGCAACCAACCTGCCATGTTTAACGAACAGCAAATTCCCTACACCGTCAGTGCAGGTGTTTTGAAAATCGAAAAGCAGACTTCTACCCAAGCTTGTATCGATGAAGCGAGCAAGGCGTTGACCCAAGCTCAACAAGCTGGAGGGAACCAACTATCGCTCATTGCCAACAGCGTGGCGGCCAACTAA
- a CDS encoding CoA pyrophosphatase yields MDKYDFLQRFNLSTPYEIPPYHFANASTKAPPRPAAVLIGLVERTNGLHVILTKRAAHLRHHPGQVSFPGGKVEPEDPSAYATAVREAWEEVGIMPSQVSLIGELPTFDTISRFSVTPVIANIDRNYKTKIDHNEVESVFEVPASFLLNPNNLHQLKVPRKNRLHHVFAVPYEQHLIWGVTAQIVHALQLQLHNKLAPTA; encoded by the coding sequence ATGGATAAGTATGACTTCTTGCAGCGATTCAATCTTTCAACACCCTACGAAATTCCACCGTATCACTTTGCAAACGCTTCAACTAAAGCACCACCAAGGCCAGCAGCAGTATTGATTGGTTTAGTTGAGCGTACCAATGGCCTACATGTCATTCTAACCAAACGAGCCGCCCACCTACGCCACCACCCTGGGCAAGTCAGTTTTCCTGGCGGAAAAGTAGAACCCGAAGACCCGTCCGCTTATGCAACCGCTGTAAGGGAAGCTTGGGAGGAAGTGGGAATCATGCCGTCTCAAGTGTCTCTAATCGGCGAACTGCCAACGTTTGATACCATCAGTCGTTTTAGTGTTACACCAGTCATTGCTAATATTGACAGAAACTATAAGACCAAGATCGACCATAATGAAGTTGAGTCAGTTTTTGAGGTTCCTGCCAGTTTCTTGCTCAATCCCAACAATCTTCATCAACTTAAAGTTCCACGCAAAAATAGGCTGCATCACGTGTTTGCCGTGCCTTATGAGCAACATCTAATCTGGGGTGTTACAGCGCAGATAGTCCATGCACTTCAGCTACAGTTGCACAACAAGCTCGCCCCAACTGCATAA
- the pabB gene encoding aminodeoxychorismate synthase component I yields MNYTSAQNFAIFSIDYQLDLAQSLFSSIESTPWSMLLRSVSPAHPDNRFDILVTNPVATIETRGQESQVEYQGKVEISREDPFTLLDIWQKKLLGELEPIADIPFLGGALGYFSYDLGRCVEKIPAIAQQDLGAPDMAVGIYDWAIIADHQLKKAYAVGVNAQENYQNLLAQTCPAKPAFALTTAWASNMDKAQYASRFEKVQAYLQSGDCYQINLAQRFSAEYQGSEWLAYNKLEQANGAPFSAFIRTTDNAILSVSPERFLELKGDLIETKPIKGTRPRNLEDKSADELLAQELKTTDKDQAENLMIVDLLRNDIGRVAKPGSVHVPHLFEVESFPAVHHLVSTIRAKLDSQYSATDLLRACFPGGSITGAPKVRAMEIIEELEPHRRSAYCGSIGYISRCGQMDSSITIRTLITDKGKIHAWAGGGLVADSQVDAEYQETLDKLSRILPTLEK; encoded by the coding sequence ATGAATTACACATCTGCGCAAAATTTCGCAATTTTCTCTATCGACTATCAGCTAGACTTGGCTCAATCGCTGTTTTCTTCTATTGAATCAACGCCATGGTCGATGTTACTTCGCTCTGTATCACCAGCGCATCCAGATAATCGGTTCGATATCTTGGTGACCAACCCTGTTGCAACCATTGAAACTAGGGGGCAAGAATCTCAGGTAGAATACCAAGGAAAAGTAGAAATTAGTCGAGAAGACCCGTTTACCCTGCTCGACATTTGGCAAAAAAAGCTTCTGGGTGAGCTCGAACCGATTGCAGATATTCCTTTTCTTGGTGGCGCTTTAGGTTACTTCAGTTACGATCTTGGGCGTTGCGTAGAGAAAATTCCAGCCATTGCGCAGCAAGATCTGGGCGCACCAGACATGGCGGTGGGAATTTATGATTGGGCAATCATAGCCGATCACCAATTAAAGAAAGCCTATGCCGTCGGTGTGAATGCTCAAGAAAACTATCAAAACCTGCTCGCCCAAACTTGTCCAGCCAAACCTGCTTTTGCACTGACTACGGCTTGGGCATCCAACATGGATAAAGCCCAATACGCAAGCCGCTTTGAGAAAGTGCAGGCTTATCTCCAATCGGGTGATTGCTATCAGATCAACTTGGCGCAGCGTTTTAGTGCTGAGTACCAAGGCAGTGAGTGGCTTGCATACAACAAGCTGGAACAGGCTAACGGAGCCCCTTTCTCGGCATTCATTCGTACCACAGATAATGCAATATTAAGTGTCTCTCCAGAGCGCTTCTTAGAGCTCAAAGGCGATCTTATTGAAACCAAGCCAATAAAAGGGACGCGTCCGCGTAATCTCGAAGATAAAAGCGCTGATGAGTTACTAGCACAAGAACTCAAAACCACTGACAAAGACCAAGCAGAGAACTTAATGATCGTTGATCTGTTACGTAATGATATCGGTCGTGTGGCTAAACCTGGCAGCGTTCATGTACCTCATCTATTTGAAGTTGAGAGCTTCCCAGCGGTTCATCACCTAGTTAGTACAATTCGGGCCAAACTGGATTCACAATACAGTGCAACTGATCTACTGCGAGCCTGTTTCCCTGGTGGCTCGATTACGGGTGCACCTAAAGTTAGGGCAATGGAAATCATCGAAGAGCTAGAGCCCCATCGTCGTAGTGCCTATTGTGGCAGTATTGGTTACATCAGCCGATGCGGTCAAATGGACTCTAGTATCACCATCCGCACCTTGATCACTGACAAAGGTAAGATCCACGCTTGGGCTGGCGGAGGACTGGTTGCTGACAGCCAAGTCGATGCTGAATACCAAGAAACACTCGACAAGTTGAGTCGAATCTTGCCAACACTCGAAAAATAA